A single genomic interval of Pelagerythrobacter marensis harbors:
- a CDS encoding EAL domain-containing protein has translation MYQAKIQSNSDAAHPAETVVAFDFRSALHLLPQMVWIHGPDEGDEFYNRHWVEFTGVDLKKANAVRRSDLVHKEDRERADRAWNHSLRTGAPYECEYRLRHRSQGFRWVLSRASTEDGRIWFGICTDIHDRVTAQSIVERNQDRFRRILDSMPQMVWSMPEGKDRPDYYSQRWYEFTGLPEGSTFGDAWEGFIHPEDVPGALAAWRACRRRGDGYETEYRLRDASGAYRWVISRGRLEEDPSGGRRWYGTCTDVHERRLANEALNESQRRIHTTLNSIPQVIWTAGADGKLDFISEQWNDLFEPVDRPALEDHWLLSIHEDDQDGAWRAWSKAIATGEPYETEFRIVEPSGVARWVLVRARPERDEDGQVSRWYGTCTDIHTRVLAEQSAAESNRLSRGIIDASPDCMSLIGLDGKVVFANRATAAAYSVDAGAELIGRHWEEAFPKPLRPKAAGAMRKALQGRIGRVLLQFGRRDPRWWDIVMAPILAADGSVHRVMIVSRDVTDQKAAEERAQWAANHDSLTELPNRFLLQKQLRSVAARAEAGAKGYALLLLDLDHFKRINDTVGHDAGDAFLVTFANRLKEVVRPGNLVARLGGDEFAILLSNISERNDLSRVIGEISDALHEPCVYSGHILELSVSIGAALLPQSGPEDPLKQADIALYAAKSAGRGCWKLFEPSMLNEVRNRSSMLNLARSAIDGQWIQPHYQPKVDLQTGSIVGFEALLRWQRPGEDAQPPASLAAAFDDPKLACEISASMLAQVMTHVRQWEQEGVPFGHIAVNAAAAEFRHGDFAERLLEKIANCGISTGSIQVEVTETVFLGRGACLVDAALRLLHANGITVALDDFGTGYASLSHLKQFPVDLIKIDRSFVRGLEESAGDTAIVEAVIGLGGSLGIDVVAEGIETPSQHHILRKMGCRYGQGFFYGRAAPSDLVPSLCRASYGPELQS, from the coding sequence TTGTACCAAGCGAAAATCCAATCGAATTCGGACGCCGCTCATCCGGCGGAGACGGTGGTCGCCTTCGACTTTCGCTCCGCTCTCCATCTTCTGCCGCAGATGGTATGGATTCACGGTCCCGACGAAGGCGACGAATTCTACAATCGGCACTGGGTCGAATTCACCGGAGTCGATCTGAAGAAGGCCAATGCCGTCAGGCGGAGCGACCTCGTGCACAAGGAGGATCGCGAAAGAGCCGACCGGGCCTGGAATCACAGTCTCCGCACCGGAGCGCCGTACGAATGCGAGTACCGGCTCCGGCACCGGTCCCAAGGCTTTCGATGGGTGCTGAGCCGCGCGTCGACCGAAGACGGCCGAATCTGGTTCGGGATATGCACCGACATCCATGACCGCGTCACCGCCCAGTCGATCGTCGAGCGCAACCAGGACCGATTCCGGCGGATACTGGACTCGATGCCCCAGATGGTCTGGTCCATGCCGGAAGGGAAGGATCGCCCCGACTATTATAGCCAGCGCTGGTACGAATTTACCGGCCTGCCGGAGGGATCGACATTCGGCGACGCCTGGGAAGGGTTCATTCATCCCGAAGATGTGCCCGGAGCCCTCGCGGCGTGGCGGGCGTGTCGCCGGAGAGGGGATGGGTATGAGACAGAATACCGGCTCCGCGATGCCAGCGGCGCCTATCGCTGGGTAATCAGTCGCGGTCGCCTGGAGGAGGACCCATCCGGCGGGCGCAGGTGGTACGGCACATGCACGGATGTTCACGAACGCCGCCTCGCCAACGAGGCGCTCAACGAGAGCCAGCGTCGAATCCATACCACGCTCAATTCCATTCCACAGGTGATCTGGACCGCCGGCGCCGACGGAAAACTCGACTTCATCAGCGAGCAATGGAACGATCTGTTCGAGCCTGTGGACCGGCCCGCACTCGAAGATCACTGGCTGCTGTCGATCCACGAAGACGATCAGGATGGCGCATGGAGGGCCTGGTCGAAGGCAATCGCCACAGGCGAGCCATACGAGACCGAGTTCCGAATTGTCGAACCCTCGGGCGTAGCGAGATGGGTTCTGGTCCGGGCGCGTCCCGAGCGGGACGAGGACGGGCAGGTGTCGCGCTGGTACGGGACCTGTACGGATATTCACACGCGGGTGCTCGCAGAACAGTCGGCAGCGGAGAGCAACAGATTGAGCCGGGGCATCATCGACGCGAGCCCGGATTGCATGTCTCTGATCGGCCTCGACGGCAAAGTCGTTTTCGCCAACCGCGCCACCGCGGCGGCCTATTCCGTCGACGCTGGCGCCGAACTGATCGGGCGCCACTGGGAGGAGGCCTTCCCCAAGCCCCTGCGGCCGAAAGCCGCAGGCGCGATGCGCAAGGCGCTGCAGGGCAGGATCGGGCGAGTTCTCCTGCAGTTCGGGCGCCGCGATCCGAGGTGGTGGGACATCGTAATGGCGCCGATCCTGGCGGCAGACGGCAGCGTCCACCGCGTCATGATCGTGTCCCGCGATGTCACCGACCAGAAGGCGGCAGAAGAGCGCGCCCAATGGGCGGCGAACCACGATTCCCTGACCGAACTGCCCAATCGCTTTCTGCTTCAGAAGCAGCTGCGCAGCGTGGCTGCTCGCGCAGAAGCAGGCGCGAAGGGCTACGCCCTTCTGCTGCTCGATCTCGACCACTTCAAGCGGATCAACGACACGGTCGGCCATGACGCCGGCGACGCCTTCCTCGTCACTTTTGCGAACCGGCTGAAGGAAGTCGTGCGGCCGGGGAACCTGGTGGCTCGGCTCGGGGGCGACGAGTTCGCTATCCTCCTCTCGAATATTTCCGAGCGGAACGATCTGTCGAGGGTGATTGGAGAGATCAGCGATGCGCTTCACGAACCTTGCGTCTATTCCGGGCACATCCTCGAGTTGAGCGTCAGCATAGGGGCGGCGCTGCTGCCCCAGTCGGGGCCCGAAGACCCGCTGAAGCAGGCGGATATCGCGCTCTATGCCGCCAAATCCGCGGGGCGGGGGTGCTGGAAGCTGTTCGAGCCATCGATGTTGAACGAGGTCCGGAATCGATCTTCGATGCTGAACCTCGCTCGATCTGCCATCGACGGGCAGTGGATTCAGCCGCACTATCAGCCGAAAGTCGATCTTCAGACCGGCTCGATCGTGGGGTTCGAAGCGCTCCTCCGCTGGCAGCGGCCGGGCGAAGACGCGCAGCCGCCGGCATCGCTCGCCGCAGCTTTCGACGACCCGAAACTCGCTTGCGAGATCAGCGCTTCCATGCTGGCACAGGTCATGACCCATGTTCGGCAATGGGAGCAGGAGGGCGTTCCCTTCGGCCATATCGCAGTCAACGCCGCCGCTGCCGAGTTCCGGCACGGGGATTTCGCCGAACGCTTGCTGGAAAAGATCGCGAACTGTGGGATCAGCACCGGATCGATCCAGGTCGAAGTGACGGAAACCGTCTTTCTGGGGCGCGGCGCCTGTCTGGTGGATGCGGCCCTGCGACTCCTCCACGCGAACGGCATCACCGTCGCCCTCGACGACTTCGGAACCGGCTATGCCTCGCTGTCGCACCTTAAACAGTTCCCCGTCGACCTGATCAAAATCGACCGTTCGTTCGTTCGCGGGCTCGAGGAGAGCGCAGGCGATACCGCGATCGTGGAGGCCGTCATCGGACTGGGCGGCAGTCTGGGCATCGACGTTGTGGCCGAGGGGATCGAAACGCCTTCGCAGCACCACATCCTGAGGAAGATGGGATGCCGATACGGCCAGGGCTTCTTCTATGGTCGGGCGGCCCCCAGCGATCTGGTGCCCTCCCTGTGCAGAGCAAGCTACGGTCCCGAGCTGCAATCCTGA
- the arsB gene encoding ACR3 family arsenite efflux transporter, producing MTATTAEMDARAVGLGLFEKWLSVWVGAAILAGIALGNLAPGVFAALASIEYASVNLVVAALIWAMIFPMMVSVDFGAVRRVGDKPRGLIITLVVNWLVKPFTMAALGVLFFEVVFADLIAPADAQQYIAGLILLGAAPCTAMVFVWSQLTRGDPAYTLVQVAANDLIMIVAFAPIVALLLGVTDITVPWETLLLSVALYVVIPLAAGAFVRHRLLARRGGDEAAVTGFVGRMKPLSIVGLLLTVLLLFGFQAETIVARPLLIALIAAPIVLQSYGIFLIAYGWAKAWNVPHAVAAPCALIGTSNFFELAVAVAIGLFGLGSGAALATVVGVLVEVPVMLSLVAIANRTRGSFPAP from the coding sequence ATGACCGCGACAACGGCCGAAATGGATGCCCGGGCGGTGGGGCTGGGCCTGTTCGAGAAATGGCTTTCGGTATGGGTCGGTGCGGCGATCCTTGCGGGAATTGCGCTCGGCAATCTGGCGCCGGGGGTGTTCGCCGCGCTGGCCTCGATCGAATATGCGTCGGTCAACCTCGTCGTCGCGGCGCTCATCTGGGCGATGATCTTCCCGATGATGGTCTCGGTCGATTTCGGCGCGGTGCGGCGCGTGGGCGACAAGCCCAGGGGCCTGATCATCACGCTGGTCGTCAACTGGCTCGTCAAGCCGTTCACGATGGCCGCGCTCGGCGTGCTGTTCTTCGAAGTCGTGTTCGCCGATCTGATCGCACCTGCCGATGCGCAGCAATATATCGCCGGGCTGATTCTGCTCGGCGCCGCGCCCTGCACGGCGATGGTGTTCGTCTGGTCGCAACTGACCAGGGGCGATCCGGCCTATACGCTGGTGCAAGTGGCGGCGAACGATCTCATCATGATCGTTGCCTTTGCCCCCATCGTCGCGCTGCTGCTGGGCGTCACCGATATTACCGTCCCGTGGGAGACGCTGCTGCTCTCGGTCGCGCTCTACGTGGTCATTCCGCTCGCCGCCGGGGCCTTCGTGCGCCATCGGCTGCTGGCCCGCCGCGGCGGGGACGAAGCCGCGGTGACCGGCTTTGTCGGCCGCATGAAGCCGCTCTCGATCGTCGGCCTGCTGCTCACCGTGCTGCTGCTGTTCGGCTTCCAGGCGGAAACCATCGTCGCGCGCCCGTTGCTGATCGCATTGATCGCCGCGCCGATCGTCCTTCAGAGCTACGGCATCTTCCTGATCGCCTATGGCTGGGCCAAGGCGTGGAACGTGCCGCACGCGGTTGCCGCCCCTTGCGCGCTGATCGGCACGTCGAACTTCTTCGAGCTGGCCGTGGCGGTGGCCATCGGCCTGTTCGGGCTGGGCAGCGGGGCGGCGCTGGCGACGGTCGTGGGCGTGCTCGTCGAAGTGCCGGTGATGCTCTCGCTGGTGGCGATCGCCAACCGGACGCGCGGCAGCTTCCCGGCGCCGTAG
- a CDS encoding arsenate reductase ArsC: MSDRPFNVLFLCTGNSARSILGEAILNHDGAGRFAAYSAGSNPTGTVNPWAIHTLQTLGYPAEGYRSKSWSDFAEGPEFDLIFTVCDSAAAEACPVWPGRPTSAHWGIPDPAAVDGSDAEKGAAFLDAFRMLKRRIDLMLALPIEDIEQIALREKLQDIGREADAQ; this comes from the coding sequence ATGTCCGACCGACCGTTCAACGTGCTGTTTCTGTGCACGGGCAACTCCGCCCGCTCGATCCTGGGCGAAGCGATCCTCAACCACGACGGCGCCGGGCGCTTCGCGGCCTATAGCGCCGGCAGCAATCCGACCGGCACCGTCAACCCCTGGGCGATTCACACGCTGCAGACGCTCGGCTATCCGGCGGAGGGCTATCGCTCCAAGAGCTGGAGCGATTTCGCCGAAGGGCCGGAATTCGACCTGATCTTTACCGTTTGCGACAGCGCGGCGGCAGAGGCCTGCCCGGTATGGCCGGGCCGCCCGACGAGTGCGCATTGGGGCATACCCGATCCGGCCGCTGTCGACGGCAGCGATGCGGAGAAGGGCGCGGCATTCCTCGATGCCTTTCGCATGCTCAAGCGGCGGATCGACCTCATGCTCGCCCTCCCGATCGAGGATATCGAACAGATCGCCTTGCGCGAAAAGCTGCAGGACATCGGGCGCGAGGCCGACGCGCAATGA
- a CDS encoding ArsI/CadI family heavy metal resistance metalloenzyme, protein MKRFHVHVGVTDIDRSIAFYSSLFGTEPAVVKADYAKWMLDDPCVNFAISMREDAAKGIEHVGLQVADKAELEQVYGRLKAADRPVLEEGATTCCYAQSEKSWIADPDGVVWEAFLTEGESTTYGGSPDLDRLASAHASPDACCAPQPAPAGASCC, encoded by the coding sequence ATGAAACGTTTCCATGTACATGTCGGCGTGACCGATATCGACCGGTCGATCGCTTTCTATTCGAGCCTGTTCGGGACCGAACCCGCGGTTGTGAAGGCCGACTATGCCAAGTGGATGCTCGACGATCCGTGCGTCAACTTCGCGATCTCGATGCGAGAGGATGCGGCGAAAGGTATCGAACACGTCGGGTTGCAGGTGGCGGACAAGGCCGAACTCGAACAGGTCTACGGCCGCCTGAAGGCTGCCGACCGCCCCGTGCTCGAAGAGGGCGCGACGACCTGCTGCTACGCGCAATCGGAGAAGAGCTGGATTGCCGATCCCGATGGCGTGGTGTGGGAGGCTTTCCTGACCGAAGGCGAAAGCACCACCTATGGCGGCAGCCCGGACCTGGACCGGCTCGCATCGGCCCATGCCTCGCCCGACGCCTGCTGCGCGCCGCAACCGGCGCCCGCCGGCGCCTCCTGCTGCTGA
- a CDS encoding metalloregulator ArsR/SmtB family transcription factor, producing the protein MQADHVIRALSALAQEHRLGAFRLLVQAGEDGVAAGVLAERLDVPPSSMSFHLAQLANAGLVTQRRESRSIIYSADYAAMNALMGYLTENCCGGVPCAQDAACLPSPQRKSA; encoded by the coding sequence ATGCAAGCCGACCATGTGATCCGGGCGCTGTCCGCTCTGGCGCAGGAACATCGCCTTGGCGCCTTTCGCCTGCTTGTGCAGGCGGGGGAGGACGGGGTGGCGGCCGGCGTTCTTGCCGAGAGGCTGGACGTGCCGCCGTCTTCGATGAGCTTTCACCTGGCCCAGCTCGCCAATGCGGGGCTGGTCACGCAGCGGCGCGAGAGCCGGTCGATCATCTATTCGGCGGACTATGCCGCGATGAACGCCCTTATGGGCTACCTCACGGAAAACTGCTGCGGCGGAGTGCCTTGCGCGCAGGATGCCGCCTGTCTCCCTTCCCCTCAACGAAAGAGCGCCTGA
- a CDS encoding glutaminyl-peptide cyclotransferase, giving the protein MTHRQAQILREYGPFPDANNVAGVSFDGTHVWFASDNGLVAFDPDKGEVRTTLPVVADAGTAFDGTHLFQIAEMTIRKIDPATGEVLSEIATPGEGGASGLAWAEGSLWVGKHRGRKIHQVDPDTGAVLRTIDSDRFVTGVCWVDGELWHGTWQDEQSDVRRVDPETGEVLERLEMPPGVCVSGLDSDGNDRFFCGGGPGGVVRAIRRI; this is encoded by the coding sequence ATGACACACAGACAAGCACAGATCCTTCGCGAATACGGACCGTTCCCCGATGCCAACAACGTGGCCGGGGTGAGTTTCGACGGGACGCACGTATGGTTCGCGTCCGACAACGGGTTGGTCGCGTTCGACCCGGACAAGGGTGAGGTTCGCACAACCCTGCCCGTCGTCGCCGACGCGGGCACGGCCTTCGACGGCACCCATCTCTTCCAGATTGCGGAGATGACGATCCGCAAGATCGATCCCGCCACCGGCGAAGTGTTGAGCGAAATTGCCACGCCCGGGGAGGGCGGCGCATCGGGCCTCGCCTGGGCCGAAGGGTCGCTGTGGGTGGGCAAGCACCGCGGCAGGAAGATTCATCAGGTCGACCCGGATACCGGGGCGGTGCTTCGCACCATCGATTCGGATCGCTTCGTAACGGGCGTGTGCTGGGTCGACGGAGAGCTGTGGCACGGAACCTGGCAGGACGAGCAGAGCGATGTCCGGCGCGTCGACCCGGAAACGGGTGAGGTGCTGGAACGCCTTGAAATGCCGCCGGGGGTCTGTGTGTCAGGGCTCGATTCCGATGGCAACGACCGCTTCTTCTGCGGCGGCGGACCCGGCGGGGTGGTGCGGGCGATCCGTCGAATCTAG
- a CDS encoding HTH domain-containing protein, which translates to MDSLIAAAARALGAGDPLAALKPVALREDPPALALRGIAMAQLGDLVRARQLLQRAGRAFGPKETVARARCLVAEAEIALVSRDLAGRAETLSKARATLEASGDRRNAAHAGSLAARRLLLIGRLDEAEDTMRTVDPGALPPASLVGYWLVAAGIAMRRVRAAPARQALERAEHAARSLAIPPLSAEVERARDALAAPAARLIAGDDRRLLALAEVEALIRSGKVVIDACRNAIRADGAIVSLASRPVLFALARTLGEAWPSDASREELLARACKTRHIDETHRARLRVEIGRLRKALRGLAEVRATRRGFLLVLPDRCGLAVLAPPHECEHGDVLALLADGEAWSSSALALALGVSARTVQRALETLAADGQVEPFGRGRARRWVARQVPGFPTGLLLPGPLAIG; encoded by the coding sequence ATGGACTCGCTGATCGCGGCCGCCGCTCGCGCGCTCGGGGCAGGCGATCCGCTGGCGGCGCTCAAACCGGTGGCCTTGCGGGAAGATCCGCCTGCGCTGGCCTTGCGCGGCATTGCCATGGCCCAGCTCGGCGATCTCGTGCGAGCGAGACAGCTGTTGCAGAGGGCGGGGCGCGCGTTCGGACCGAAGGAAACCGTTGCGCGAGCGAGATGCCTGGTGGCCGAAGCCGAGATCGCGCTTGTCTCGCGCGATCTGGCAGGCAGGGCGGAGACCTTGAGCAAGGCAAGAGCGACGCTGGAGGCCAGCGGCGACCGGCGCAATGCAGCCCACGCCGGTTCGCTCGCCGCGCGCCGGCTGCTCCTGATCGGCCGTCTGGACGAGGCGGAGGACACGATGCGCACCGTCGACCCCGGCGCGCTCCCTCCCGCATCTCTGGTCGGCTATTGGCTGGTCGCCGCCGGCATCGCGATGCGGCGCGTTCGCGCGGCTCCGGCCCGGCAGGCGCTGGAGCGCGCCGAACATGCCGCCCGGTCGCTGGCGATCCCTCCGCTGTCGGCCGAAGTCGAACGCGCGCGGGATGCCCTGGCGGCCCCTGCGGCGCGCCTGATCGCAGGCGACGACCGGCGGCTGCTCGCGCTGGCCGAGGTCGAGGCTCTGATCCGTTCCGGCAAAGTGGTGATCGACGCCTGCCGCAATGCCATTCGGGCGGACGGCGCCATCGTATCCCTCGCGAGCAGGCCCGTTCTTTTCGCCCTTGCGCGAACTCTGGGGGAGGCGTGGCCTTCGGATGCCTCGCGCGAGGAGCTTCTGGCCAGGGCCTGCAAGACCCGGCACATCGATGAAACGCACCGCGCGCGCCTCCGCGTCGAGATCGGCCGTCTCCGCAAGGCGCTGCGCGGATTGGCGGAGGTCCGCGCGACCCGGCGCGGTTTCCTGCTGGTGCTTCCCGACCGATGCGGGCTTGCCGTGCTCGCGCCCCCGCACGAATGCGAGCATGGCGACGTCCTTGCTCTCCTTGCCGATGGGGAAGCCTGGTCCAGCTCCGCTCTGGCGCTTGCGCTCGGGGTCAGCGCCCGCACAGTCCAGCGTGCGCTGGAGACCCTTGCTGCCGATGGCCAGGTGGAACCGTTCGGCCGTGGGCGCGCGCGCCGCTGGGTCGCGCGACAGGTTCCGGGCTTCCCGACAGGCTTGTTACTCCCCGGTCCGCTGGCGATAGGATAG
- a CDS encoding thioredoxin family protein produces MTTATTVDHPVVPRDKWIEARKALLAKERALTHQLDALRAERRRLPWVRLQKTYRFAGPEGEVELGELFGPCNQLAIYHFMLPPDFTQICKGCAFIADHIDAARQHFEHADLAFAAVSRAPIDQIEQVKRRMGWTFPWVSSHDSDFNYDFGVYFPPHERASGQAFYNYGVTPIQNSSDMFGASIFTRDDRGTVFHTYSTYHRGAELLMGAFNWLDLAPKGRNEAGEIMSWLRLHDEY; encoded by the coding sequence ATGACCACGGCAACGACAGTGGACCACCCGGTGGTCCCCCGCGACAAGTGGATCGAAGCGCGCAAGGCCCTGCTTGCGAAAGAGCGCGCGCTGACTCACCAGCTTGACGCCCTGCGTGCAGAACGACGCCGGCTTCCCTGGGTCCGGCTGCAGAAGACCTACCGGTTCGCCGGACCGGAAGGTGAGGTCGAACTTGGCGAGCTGTTCGGCCCCTGCAACCAGCTCGCGATCTATCATTTCATGCTGCCGCCAGACTTCACGCAGATCTGCAAAGGCTGCGCATTCATTGCAGACCACATCGACGCGGCGCGGCAGCATTTCGAACATGCCGACCTTGCCTTCGCGGCGGTGTCGCGCGCGCCGATCGACCAGATCGAACAGGTGAAGCGGCGAATGGGCTGGACGTTCCCGTGGGTCTCTTCGCACGACAGCGACTTCAACTACGACTTCGGCGTCTATTTTCCGCCGCACGAGCGGGCGAGCGGCCAGGCATTCTACAACTACGGCGTCACCCCCATCCAGAACAGCTCCGACATGTTCGGGGCGAGCATTTTCACCAGGGACGACCGGGGGACCGTCTTCCACACTTATTCGACGTACCATCGCGGTGCCGAGCTGCTGATGGGCGCTTTCAACTGGCTCGATCTGGCGCCGAAGGGCCGGAACGAAGCGGGAGAGATAATGAGCTGGCTCCGCCTGCACGACGAATATTGA
- a CDS encoding glutathione S-transferase family protein: protein MENCTVTGFDWVPPFARGIVRDLRVRWALEEAGVQYAVEWIGLSARKSEDYRRKQPFGMVPALAAGDSRLFESGAIVQLIAERSEALMPAESAGRAETIVWIYAALNTVEPPLDSLLALDLVHGDEEWAPLRRPGLVEEVQDRLAVVAARLEGREFLLDRFTAADILMATVLRLVRHTDLCSTYPPVDAYLRRCEGREPFQRALEGQLADYARNEPAAA from the coding sequence ATGGAAAACTGTACCGTCACCGGCTTCGACTGGGTTCCGCCGTTTGCCCGGGGCATAGTGCGCGATCTGCGGGTGCGCTGGGCGCTGGAGGAGGCCGGCGTGCAATACGCTGTCGAGTGGATCGGCCTGTCGGCGCGAAAATCCGAAGACTATCGCCGCAAGCAGCCGTTCGGGATGGTGCCCGCCTTGGCCGCTGGCGATTCCCGCCTGTTCGAATCGGGCGCGATCGTGCAGCTGATCGCCGAACGAAGCGAGGCGCTCATGCCCGCGGAAAGCGCGGGCCGTGCGGAAACGATCGTGTGGATCTACGCGGCGCTGAACACGGTGGAACCGCCGCTCGACAGCCTTCTCGCGCTCGACCTGGTGCACGGCGACGAGGAATGGGCCCCGCTCCGCCGGCCCGGACTGGTCGAGGAAGTCCAGGACCGGCTTGCCGTGGTTGCGGCCCGGTTGGAGGGGCGCGAGTTCCTGCTGGATCGCTTCACCGCCGCCGACATCCTTATGGCAACAGTGCTCAGGCTCGTTCGCCATACCGACTTATGCTCCACTTATCCGCCAGTGGATGCGTACCTTCGGCGGTGCGAGGGGCGCGAGCCGTTTCAAAGGGCGCTTGAGGGGCAATTGGCCGACTATGCGCGGAACGAGCCTGCTGCGGCCTGA
- a CDS encoding EF-hand domain-containing protein — MKRHMLLFAMAGTAIVLSSPALAQQRDPGQLLVRADANGDGRVTREEYTASKARLFDRLDRNSDGVLDQSDGGRGGLLRRRSGDKLRQLIDAIDEDGDGRVERNEFVYGRALVFDLADTDRNGVVDREEMAEFRRLAEERRRQR, encoded by the coding sequence ATGAAACGCCATATGCTTCTGTTCGCGATGGCCGGAACGGCCATTGTCCTCTCGTCCCCGGCGCTGGCCCAGCAACGCGATCCGGGTCAGCTCCTGGTTCGCGCCGACGCCAATGGCGACGGCAGAGTCACCCGCGAGGAATATACGGCGAGCAAAGCCAGGCTGTTCGACCGGCTGGACCGCAACAGCGACGGCGTACTCGACCAGAGCGACGGCGGCCGCGGCGGGCTGCTGCGGCGTCGCTCGGGCGACAAGCTCCGGCAACTGATCGACGCCATCGACGAGGATGGCGATGGCAGGGTCGAACGCAACGAGTTCGTATACGGCCGCGCGCTCGTATTCGATCTGGCGGACACCGACCGCAACGGCGTGGTCGATCGCGAGGAAATGGCCGAATTCAGAAGGCTCGCGGAAGAGCGGCGCCGGCAACGCTGA
- a CDS encoding M20/M25/M40 family metallo-hydrolase gives MQRIPIAPDPRAVLAGRGQRLRRVRAATIVIGASAAILFAPAVWAQQDSSQAAIRAHTEFLADDLLEGRDTGTRGHEIAARYVAAQLAAIGVEARGTDGYFQQVPLRRRTLAASRLALAIKGSPVELVNGETVVVDGSRTETAEELDLPLVFVGWGITAPELGLDDYAGVDVRGKAVVLIEGAPATLPGALRAHFSWVQQKERMAAAAGAVAVVTIKSPERERISPWDYTRRARLQPALSWYSGNAEQAAPIKATVSLSPSMATRLFDAHGLDLAAIYAGASDTPPAARELDARISIRRETRHDDLVSPNVVGMVPGSDPQLRDEYVLVLAHLDHVGIGEPVAGDAIYNGAIDNAGGVAVMLEAARRIVSARPSRSVLFVATTGEERGLIGADYFAAHPVVDIDRIVAAISVDGLMAWHDFEDIVALGADHSNLGEASRRAAAAIGARHIPDPNPQRGNLALSDQYPFLRLGIPILFPNPGPRDPATGMAVHPNWQAYEENSYHQPSDDTSLPIRWDVAARWERYIRETILNIANGPRPAWYRDDPLMHGFAPNSLPVERPERGAG, from the coding sequence ATGCAGCGCATCCCCATTGCGCCCGATCCCCGCGCGGTCCTGGCCGGCCGGGGGCAACGCCTCCGGCGGGTCAGAGCCGCGACGATCGTCATCGGCGCTTCCGCTGCCATCCTTTTCGCCCCGGCCGTGTGGGCGCAACAGGATTCGTCCCAGGCCGCGATCCGGGCCCATACCGAATTCCTTGCCGACGATCTTCTCGAGGGCCGCGATACTGGGACGCGGGGGCACGAGATCGCTGCCCGCTATGTCGCCGCCCAGCTTGCTGCCATAGGAGTCGAAGCCAGGGGGACCGATGGCTATTTCCAGCAGGTCCCGCTCCGTCGCCGGACCCTTGCGGCGTCGCGGCTTGCCCTGGCGATCAAGGGGAGCCCGGTCGAACTCGTCAACGGAGAGACCGTCGTCGTCGACGGGAGCCGGACCGAAACCGCCGAAGAGCTGGACCTGCCGCTGGTCTTCGTGGGCTGGGGGATCACCGCCCCCGAGCTGGGCCTCGACGATTATGCCGGTGTCGACGTTCGCGGCAAGGCCGTGGTTCTTATCGAAGGCGCCCCGGCGACCCTGCCCGGCGCGCTGCGCGCCCATTTCAGCTGGGTCCAGCAGAAGGAACGGATGGCCGCGGCAGCCGGTGCGGTTGCGGTCGTCACGATCAAGAGCCCGGAACGGGAGCGTATTTCCCCGTGGGACTACACGCGCCGGGCCAGGCTGCAGCCCGCCCTCTCATGGTATTCCGGCAATGCGGAACAGGCCGCCCCGATCAAGGCCACGGTCTCGCTCTCGCCGTCCATGGCCACGCGCCTGTTCGACGCTCACGGCCTCGATCTCGCCGCCATATACGCCGGTGCGAGCGACACGCCCCCAGCCGCCCGGGAACTCGATGCGAGGATTTCGATCCGCCGCGAAACGCGTCACGACGATCTTGTATCGCCCAATGTCGTCGGGATGGTTCCGGGGTCCGATCCGCAGCTCCGCGACGAATATGTCCTGGTTCTCGCGCATCTCGATCACGTCGGCATTGGCGAGCCGGTGGCCGGCGATGCGATCTACAATGGCGCGATCGACAATGCCGGCGGCGTCGCCGTCATGCTGGAGGCCGCGCGACGCATCGTATCCGCTCGCCCCTCGCGCTCGGTGCTCTTCGTCGCGACGACCGGAGAGGAAAGGGGCCTGATCGGAGCGGACTATTTCGCCGCCCATCCGGTGGTGGACATCGACCGCATCGTCGCGGCCATCAGCGTCGACGGATTGATGGCGTGGCACGATTTCGAGGATATCGTGGCACTGGGCGCCGATCACTCGAATCTCGGCGAGGCGTCGCGGCGCGCGGCCGCTGCAATCGGCGCGCGACATATTCCCGACCCCAATCCGCAGCGGGGCAATCTCGCGCTGAGCGACCAGTATCCCTTTCTGCGCCTGGGCATTCCGATTCTCTTCCCCAATCCCGGCCCGCGCGATCCGGCGACGGGGATGGCCGTGCACCCCAATTGGCAGGCTTACGAGGAAAACAGCTACCACCAGCCGTCCGACGACACTTCGCTGCCGATACGCTGGGATGTCGCCGCCCGGTGGGAGCGCTATATCCGCGAAACGATCCTGAACATTGCCAACGGGCCGCGTCCGGCCTGGTACAGGGACGATCCCCTGATGCACGGGTTTGCGCCGAATTCGCTGCCGGTCGAGCGGCCGGAGCGCGGGGCCGGGTAG